Below is a window of Rhodopseudomonas sp. P2A-2r DNA.
CCGCCATTGAGCGGCTGCGTGGCGCCAAGGAGGCCCAGCCGGCCCCCAGGAAGCCGCACGGGCTCCCGAGGTGCCGCGTGTTCAGGAAGCCGTGCGCAGCGAGCCTGCGCCCGCGATGCCGCAGTTGCCGCCGCCCATCATGGTCTCGACGCCGAGCGTTGAAACCTTCGGTTCGGTGCCGTCACGGCCGCCTTACGCGCCGGAGCGCAGCGCCGATCCGCGCCGTCCGCGGCCTCCCGGCGAAATTCCGTCGCCGCCGCCTCTCGACCTGCAGGCCGATGCCACCGGCTCGACCCGGCGCGACCGAACCAGCGTTGCCGAAGACGTCCTGTCGGCCGCCAAGTCGGTGTTCCAGTCGGTTATCCCCAAGGAATTCGAGCGCTAATTAGCAAGCGGGCGATTGCTCTGCGTCAGCCGGCCCGGCCGCCCATGCGAGCGAGACCGTTGCGGGCGGCGTCGTCCTTTGGTCGCAGCGTCACCGCGCGGCTGTAGGACTCTGCCGCCTTCGCGCGGTCGCCGATTCGCTCATAGGCCGTGCCGCGGGCGAGCCAGATCTGTCCGTTTTGCGGCGCCGCCTGAACGGCCTCATCGAGGTCGGCAGCGGCTTCCTGGTTCTTGCCGAGGGCGAGATAGCACTGCGCGCGGCTCAGCAGCGGGTCGGCCTGTAGCGGCGTCAGGCCGTTGGCCGAGGTGAAATCGGCAATGGCGAATTCGTACTGCTTCTCGGACTGGTACAAGATTCCGCGCTGATAGAACGCCTGCGCGTTGTGCGGATCGAGATTGAGCGCAGTGCTGAACTCAGCCCGTGCCTCTGCGGATTTGCCCGATTGCGCGAGTGCCTGTGCGCGGGCGAGATGCAGCAGTGCGTCGGCGGGATTGGTGTCGTTGGCTTCCGACGTCGATCCAGCGGGCAGGGGAGAGGCCTGGGGCGCCGCGTTCTTGCTCGAGCCCGGTGTCAGCGACGACAGGTCGAACGAGCACCCGGCGCTGCAAAGGCCGGTGGCGAGCAGCACGACCAACGCGAGGCCGCGTGCGCAGGTGCGGAGGGCCTGGTCGCGAACCGGAGCTGCCATGGTCGCAAATCTCGCAGGGCTGGTGGGCGCTATAGGTAACCCGCCGCGCGGCGAAAAGCACCGGTCAAAAATAACGCGGGCTCTGGGCCCGCGCTATTCAAATCAGTCGCTTCGCAAGATCAGCGCGGACCGCGCGGACCCGCGCTGGCACCGGCACCCGGACCGCTGCGGCCGCCACGATCACCACCGGGACCTGCGCCGAACACCGGCTTCGGCTTCATCGGCAGCAGGCCTTCGCGCTGCAGCTTCTTGCGGGCCAGCTTGCGTGCACGGCGCACGGCTTCCGCCTTCTCGCGA
It encodes the following:
- the rpsU gene encoding 30S ribosomal protein S21; translation: MQVLVRDNNVDQALKALKKKMQREGIFREMKLRGHYEKPSEKKAREKAEAVRRARKLARKKLQREGLLPMKPKPVFGAGPGGDRGGRSGPGAGASAGPRGPR
- a CDS encoding tetratricopeptide repeat protein, with the translated sequence MAAPVRDQALRTCARGLALVVLLATGLCSAGCSFDLSSLTPGSSKNAAPQASPLPAGSTSEANDTNPADALLHLARAQALAQSGKSAEARAEFSTALNLDPHNAQAFYQRGILYQSEKQYEFAIADFTSANGLTPLQADPLLSRAQCYLALGKNQEAAADLDEAVQAAPQNGQIWLARGTAYERIGDRAKAAESYSRAVTLRPKDDAARNGLARMGGRAG